From the genome of Myripristis murdjan chromosome 22, fMyrMur1.1, whole genome shotgun sequence, one region includes:
- the LOC115354546 gene encoding phospholipid phosphatase 2-like: protein MTEQGKKMILIVVDVLCVFVAALPSAILTLMFSPYQRGIYCDDKSISYPYRKDTISHGAMAAVTITCSIVIITSGEAYLVYTKRLHSNSQFNQYLSALYKVVGTFLFGGAVSQSLTDLAKFTIGRPRPNFLSVCAPAVCNGYMLQINCTGNPRNVTESRLSFYSGHSSFGMYSMLFLSLYVQARMQGKWTRLVRPTIQFFLVAFSLYVGYTRVSDYKHHWSDVLVGLLQGALIAVLTVRYVSDFFKQRPPPCTRPDTAENEHLERKPSPQPPDSQHGNHYSYSGPV from the exons ATGACGGAGCAAGGCAAGAAGATGATACTGATCGTGGTGGATGTTCTTTGCGTCTTTGTTG CTGCCCTGCCTTCAGCCATCCTGACGCTGATGTTCAGCCCGTACCAGAGAGGCATCTACTGTGATGACAAGAGCATCAGCTACCCGTACAGGAAAGACACCATCTCCCATGGAGCCATGGCTGCTGTCACCATCACCTGCTCCATAGTCATT ATCACATCAGGAGAGGCCTACTTGGTCTACACCAAGCGACTCCACTCCAATTCCCAGTTCAACCAATACCTCTCAGCACTCTACAAGGTGGTGGGCACCTTCCTGTTTGGCGGTGCTGTCAGCCAATCGCTGACCGATCTGGCCAAGTTCACCATCGGCCGGCCTCGCCCAAACTTCTTATCTGTGTGTGCCCCGGCTGTTTGTAATGGATACATGCTGCAGATCAACTGCACCGGCAACCCTCGCAATGTCACTGAATCCAG GTTATCGTTCTACTCGGGCCACTCCTCCTTTGGGATGTACAGCATGCTCTTTCTTTCG ctctaCGTGCAGGCCCGGATGCAGGGGAAGTGGACACGACTGGTTCGACCCACCATCCAGTTCTTCTTGGTGGCGTTTTCTCTGTATGTAGGATACACACGCGTGTCAGATTACAAACACCACTGGAGCGACGTGCTGGTGGGGCTGCTGCAGGGAGCCCTCATCGCTGTGCTCACT GTCCGCTATGTGTCAGACTTCTTTAAGCAGCGACCTCCTCCCTGCACGAGACCAGACACGGCCGAGAATGAGCACCTCGAACGCAAACCGAGCCCACAGCCTCCTGACTCTCAACATGGAAACCACTACAGCTACTCCGGACCTGTATGA
- the LOC115354345 gene encoding TLE family member 5-like, with translation MMFPQSRHSASSQSSQPLKFTTSDSCDRIKDEFQFLQAQYHSLKLECDKLATEKSEMQRHYIMYYEMSYGLNIEMHKQAEIVKRLNGICAQVLPYLSQEHQQQVMGAIERAKQVTPPEMNSIIRQQLQVHQLSQLQGLALPMTPLPLGLTPPTLPSVSSSSGLLSLSSILANHSHAQAQLAKEDKARDGAEREQREEDGDKSD, from the exons ATGATGTTTCCTCAATCACGACACTCG GCATCCTCTCAGTCCAGTCAGCCTCTGAAGTTCACCACCTCTGACTCCTGTGACCGCATCAAGGATGAGTTCCAGTTCCTCCAAGCACAGTATCACAG TTTGAAGTTGGAATGTGATAAACTGGCCACTGAGAAGTCAGAGATGCAGCGTCACTATATCATG TACTATGAGATGTCCTATGGACTGAATATTGAAATGCACAAACAG GCCGAAATAGTGAAGAGACTTAATGGAATATGTGCTCAGGTGCTCCCTTACCTGTCACAGGAG catcagcagcaggtCATGGGCGCCATAGAGAGAGCCAAACAAGTCACACCCCCTGAGATGAACTCCATCATACGG caacagCTCCAGGTGCACCAGCTGTCCCAGCTCCAGGGCCTGGCCCTACCCATGACTCCGCTGCCCCTGGGTCTCACCCCGCCCACCCTGCCCTCAGTCTCCTCCAGCTCCggcctgctctccctctcctccatcctggCCAACCACTCCCACGCCCAGGCGCAGCTGGCTAAAGAGGACAAGGCCCGGGACGGCGCAGAGcgggagcagagagaagaggatgGGGACAAGTCAGACTAG